The genomic window TTGGGGTGACCATCGGCCAGTTACGAGAGATGGCGTCGGAAGGTCAGTTGACCGCCGAGCAGGTCACCAATGCGCTCCGGAAGGAATTGCCGAAGCTGCGACAGGAGATGGACTCCTTCGCTCCAGAAATCGGTGCCGGGTTCAGTCGTATCTTCAAGGAGACCAAACGTTACTGGGGGCGCTACGCCAAGGAATCGGGCGCAACAGATGCCGTTGCGAATGTCCTGAACAACATTGCCAAGAGCGTCAACGGTGCTCACAACCTGCTCAAGAAAGCCGATTCGGACCTGACCAAGTCGCAGAGGGAAGAGTCGGCGGCCAGGCAGGAAATCCTGAAGCAGGAGAAGGCGAACGTAGAGCAAGGCCGAAAGGAAGCGCTTAGCGACCTGAAGGAGACTATGGCTCAGCAGCGGACCTTGCTGGCCAAGGCCAATGCTGAATTATTGGCGGCGAGGAAGCAGCAGGAGAGTATTGCCGCTGAGTTCAAGGCGGCATCCGCGGAATTCGCTGGCGGTGCCGGTCCGAATGACGATGCCAGTTTTGGCGATGTCACGGCAGCCACGGTTTCGGCACGCGAGAAGCTTCGGCAGGGTGACGCCCAGGGCGCCATCAGTGAGGCCAGGCGCGCAATGGAACTGCTGCGCCAGCTTCGCGCTGCCGGTGAGAGCGAATTCGGCTTCGCAGGAGTGGCGAAAGAGCTCGAGGCGATTGCCAACCAGGCGGCCAAGGTTGATGCCGAGACGGCGAAGGTGAAGGAAGGTCTGGCCAAGATGGAGCTGGAAAACCTCTCCAATCAGGCACGTTTTCTGGAGAACATCACGATTCGTTTCGGCTTGGACGCGAGCAGCGTGGAGACGGTCAAGCAGCAGATGTCCGACTTGGCCAAGGGGTTGTCGGAGCAGATGACCATCCAGGTCAAGGTCGTTCCTCCGCCGGAAATGGGGGCTCCTGGTGTGCCTACGGCAGCAGGGGTTGAGTTCCCCGCCTTCGCTGAGGGTGGGCTGCTGCGTGGTCCTGGAACTGGTACGAGCGACAGCATCCTCATGCGCGGATCCGCCGGTGAGTACATGGTGCGCGCCGCGGCAGTTCGCCATTACGGCCCCGCCTTGCTTGATCAGTTGAACGCCATGCGGCTGCCTCGTTTCGCCGAAGGAGGCCTGTTTGGTGGGAGATCGCTGCCGTCTATCCCGGCGCCGTCGCCATCTCTGCTGGCGCCTGCCCAGCAGTCCGGCGGGGGGAACACCGTTGTCCTGAAGCTTGGCGGAAACACCTACACCTTGCAGGCAGACAACGACAACTACTCGGCCATTGTGCACAACGAGTCTCGTAAGCATGGGAGAAGGTAAATGGCTGAGGTGATGCTTGGGGGCATCCCCATCCGCCTGCACAGCGGTCCAGTGGTCCAGGAGTATTCGCCCATCGGCGGCGTCACCGTGGCCCGCCGTTCGGGTGGTGCTGCGGTGAAGATGCAGCACTGGCGCAAGACGGCGATCACCATCCGGGGAACAGGCTGGATGGGGCCGGGCTTCTCCGGATTGGACTTCAGCCAGCCTCTGGAGCTGCGCTGCACCAAGCAGCAGTCGCTGACCGCCACATCGCTCACCGGCACCTTGCCGGGCACGCCCCGCCCAGATGTCGCCCCGTGGGCCCTAGCCTATGTGGGCGGCGACTGGGTGGAAACACCTGTGGCCATGGCTGGTAGCGACTTCACCATCACTGCCGTGGCGGGCGCCCTGCAGTACCAGGTCTGCTGGATGCCGAAGTTCATGGTGTTCTGTGAGCCGCCACCTGAGTCTCTGGACCCGTCCACGAACACCCACGACTGGACCATCACTGCCGAGGAAATCTGATGCTGCTGAATGGCGCAGGGCTGAACGGTGCCGAGTTGAACGGCGCTTCGGCCGGCGGGAGTGTGCCCGTCGATCCGGTCACCATCGTGCCGGTGGTATCGGTGATCTGGACCGCCCGGCTGCTGCTGAATGGGGTGGATGTCACGGACCTGCTGACGGGTGGTGTCAGGATCGAACGGGAGGAGGGTGCCCGTTGCCTGGCGGACTTCAACCTGCTGCTTGATGCCGGGCCGGTGAACCCTGCCGAGTACACCGGGCAAAGCGTGGAGCTTTACTACCGCGATTGGGTGGGCGGGGCCTGGCGGGAGGAGCTGTGTTTCAAGGGCTGGGTGATCAAGCCGGACTTCACCCTGCAGACGAGCGTCCTGGCCTGCGAGTGCAGCGACCGGCAGCAGGAAGTTGTGGAAGCCATGGATGTCGCAGCCATCGATGCTCAGGTGGCCGGGCTGTGGTCGGCTGATGTGTTCGAACCGGTCGAAGGCCGCTCCCGCTGGGACTACGCCATGGAGCGGATGAGCACCCGCCCGGCGAGTCTGCAATGCAGCGTGGATGGCGCCTTGCAGGTGACGCCCTGGGCAGCTAGCGCGCCAGCCTTTGTGATTCCTGCTGGAGCGGTGCTTGATGGCAGCCTGGAGTGGGTGCCGGTGGAACTCAATGACCGCATCAACGTGGTCGAGGTAGCCGCCGACTACCGCTTCATCCGCCTGCGCGAGCGCCACCAGGACTTCTTCTGGGAGCACCCGGCCGTCGCTGGCGTCACCATCATCGACGGTTTCTGCCTGACCTGGGGCCGCGAGGACAACACTGAGGTGCCGGATATTGGCATGGTGGAGCGCGGCAGCAGTGATGCCGGTTACCAGGCCATCCTGAGCTCCGCGAACTGGGGGAGGGTGCCCGAGACTGGCAGCGGTGCACTGTGCGCTCCGCCGTTCGGCTGGACCAACCCGTACCCGGACCTGCTGTTGAGTGCCAGCTGGACCAGTGCCATGCGCTGGAGCCAGCGGGTAACCGAGCAGTACACCCTGCGGGTGGAGGCGCCAGCTAGCGTGGCCCAGGCCGGGGAGGTGATCAGCCGCGAGCGCATCGCGCTGGAGACCGAGAGCGACCGGGAAGCGGAGTTCGAGGGGGCGGAGTTCACCGAGCCGGAGTCCGACGCTGTCGAAGACGCCCTGGGCGACTGGGTGGTAGACCTGCGGGAGAATGACCGGCGCGCTGCCGCGTTGTCCTGCGGCCTGGCCATGGCCACCACTTCCATCCTGGGGGCGCACCGCGGCAACCGCTTTGCCTTCCAGCTGCCGACCTCGGACACCTTCGGCATCCGCCTGGAGCATACCCTGCATGTGCAGGATGAGATTCTCGGCCGTTCGGTGCAGTGCCGGGCCAAGGTATTCAGCATCATCCATGAGTGGGACTTCGACAGCGGTTCGGCCTTGACCAGCATCCAGCTGGCCGTGAGCCAGGGCGGTGGCACCGTCACCGACCCGCTCACCCTGCCGGCCATTCCACCGAGCACGCCGCCCGGTTCGCCGCCGTCACTGATCATCCTGGAGACCCAGCTGGGGTCGAGAAACAGCAGTCCGCTCTATGACGACGTTCTCGACGGGTTCGCCGGCAACTACACGGTCAACGACCTGGACATCAACCCGTCCCTCGAGGAGTTCCCGCGCCGCTTCGACCTGACCGCGCCGGAGATTCCCGAGGATCACCGCGACGAGTACACGGTCAGCCAGGCTCGGACCTACCAACTGGCCATCCCGAACGACCTGCTGGAGCTTTGACATGACCTTGGCACAAGAGCGCGCCGGGATTAAGGCGGGGATTTCGGCTGCCCGGTCGAGCACCACCCGGCGTGACCTGAACTCCTTGGAGACCAAGCGTCGCCAGATTCGGGAGCTAGTCACCCTCGAGCGCCGCGGCCTGCGCCCGGCAACGAAGGGGCGCGGAACTTGGGACCCCAACACTCCGAAGATTGGGGGCGGTGGTGGCGGTGTCGCCTGGCCGCTAACCGAGCCGTCATTCGCCGCGCGTGAGTACTGGCCAACGGGCCTGTGGAGCAGTGACGGCATTCTCATGATCCCTGCGCCAAAGACGATCCATCTGGTAGACGCCGACGGCACCGAGGGGGCGCTCAACCTGGCCAACCCGGTGGCGCCATGACGGCGCCAGTCTGGGGGTGCCCCTGGCACGGCCGGGTGGAGGCCGGCCAACTGACCCTGCCGAACGGCGATGACCGGACCTGGCCGCAGCCCGACGGCACCCGCCGCGATTTGTATCCGACCAACCGCGCCATGTGGTTGACGAACAATGCTGGGGCCACGCACCTGGTGCAGATGCCGGGTGTGCCGGCTGTGGAGCGCTCGGCGGAGGAGTTGGCGGGCGATGCCGCTGCCGGTCGGACGTGGCTGAACAAGGCCCTGCTGGCCGGAGCCAGTGACACCGCCACGGCCAAAACCTACCTGCACAGCAAGCCGGTTGATGGCTGGATCTACGCTGCGCCCGACGGTAGCCGCTGGATGGCCTGTGCGCTGGGTGAGTATCCATGGACCAGCGCAGACGGGCTGACGATCCCCCTGGTCATGCGGCGCTTTGGGGTATTCGGCGTCCCGGCGGCCAGCCATAGCCACCACCGCACGATCAGCACGGCCGCCATGGGCCAGCCCAGCTGGGCGTCGAGCGAAGAACGGCGGGGCAAGGTCGAGGCGATCAAACCGGATGGCTCCCAGGCCATTGTCCGGCTCTACCTGGATGCCGCACAGGAGGGCACCAAGGGCTTTCTGCTGCTTACTCTGAGCGGCACGCCCGGCGTAGATTTTTCGGCCAGCCTGACGGCCTTGCGCTCGGCGGCGCAAACCAACGGCACCTTGGTGGTCAACAACGCGGCCAGCGTCAGCTATGTCGAGCTGGAGGTGTCGACCAGTGAATCGACCGAGGATACCCGGGCTGGCTCGCCGCCGAGCTGTACCGGCCACCTGGATACCATCACCACCTTCTCCACCGATTTGGTTCCGGCGCCAGAAGGCACCGGGTACACGGTTATCAGCGGTACCAATGCGCTGACCCTGACCGGTCGCATCATGGCGATGTGGTTCAACGCGACCGGGGTGATCGAAGAGGCGCTGCTGGACATCGAGAAGAGCTGCACCGCCAGCGCCCCGGAACCGACGATCGAGTACAGCGGCCGGGATGTGTTCCGGCAGGCCAACCTCAATGGGGACGGTGTGTGCGTCTTGGGCGCCTCCGCCATGATCGAGCAGCACGCGGTGACCCGCTCGCGCTCCTCTTCGCAGACGATTTCGGCGCTGTTCCGGCTTCGCGTCGGTACGCGCCAGGTTGAAGTCTCCGGGTCGCAGTCGACCTCCATTGAAGCGAGTTATTCCGCGACCGGTCTTCCGGGCAGCCGGATAGAGGTGAGCGATAAAACAACTGATGCCAGCGGCACCACGTTCGGCTGGTTTACCGAACAACACACCAGCCTCTCGGGAGGCGAGGGTACCGGGGCGGTGGACATCACCACCTACAGCGCCGCCGATGCGGACTTCACCCTGAACTACGTGCCCGTGGGGACGGGGGGCTACAACGTCGCCTTCAAGCGCTGGGCGAACAACCTGGTCGGGCTCATGACGCGGCGCCCAGCCGGCGTTGGAGTGGCCGTCGGCACTATGAATTTCAGTGAGGCGATTTCGCCCGCGGCGGACCTGGTGCCCGGGGTGTCGGAAACCAGCGCTGGGGTCGACAGCACCCTGCCTTGGTGGACCTACCGGCCGTTTGGCTCGTTCAACCCTCTGACGGACGAGGCAGTCATTGCCTCGGTCGACCCCATCAGCTGGACCTGACCACAGACCTTCATCAGCCTGGCGGCCTGCCGCCGGGTAGGGAGCTTTCATGCTGAAATTTTTGAACAACTGGTCGGCGACCTTGCTCGCGCCCCTCACGGCGGAGGCGCTGTCGATGTCGGTCGATGCCGGCGAAGCGGCCAAGCTGACGGGGCTGGGGTCTGGCGACCATTACCTGCTGACCCTCAGCGAGGCGGATTCCACTGGCCAGGAGATCGACTGGGAGATCGTCAAGGTCACGGCCAACGTCGGTGGAACGCTGACCATCGAGCGCAACCAGGAAAGCAGCGGGGCGCGCCCCTGGCCCACGGATACCCCCGTGAGCATCCGCCTGACGGCCGGCGGGCTAGTCGGACTGGGGCAGTCCACCGGCGGCAGCGACCAGGTCGGCGATTGGCTGACGTCATCTGCCACCCCAGGGGCCGGCTGGCTGGCGGCCGACGGTAGCGCGAAGGCGAAGAGCACGTATCCGGCCCTGCATGCCGTGCTGGGAGACCGCCTGGCCCGCTTGCGCCGTTCCGCCGTGCTGCGGTCGCAGGCAACCGGCACGCCGGGGCCTATCAGCAAAGGCGGCGGCGTCTATCTGCTGAGCTTCCCTGGCACGAACCAGCTGATGCGCAGTGCCGACGGTGGCACGACCTGGTCGGCGGTCGCGCTGGTCGACGGCTCCGGTACCAGCGTTCTGGTCAACGGCCTGACCTACGGCGCCGGGGTATTCGTGGCGGTGGGCAGCTCCGGGCGGATCGGCTACAGCGCCGATGGCCGGACCTGGACCCTGGCTACCTCGCCGTTCTCCTCCACGGTGGTGCGTGGCGTGACCTTTGCGGCTGGGTTGTTCGTCGCGGTCGCGGACTCCGGCAAGCTGGCCACCAGCCCTGACGGTGCCAACTGGACCCTGCGCACCAGCCAGTTCGGTACCAGTGCGGTCCTGGGTGTTGCGTACAGCGTCGGCCGATTCGTCATTGTTGGCGCCGCGGGCAAGGTCGCCTACAGCGCCGATGGCGAGACTTGGACCCTGGGCACCTCCGGCAGCAGTAGCACGCTCAACGCGGTTGGGGCGGTGGCCGGCGGCTTTGTCACCTATGACTCGTCGCTGGCGTACACCAGCAGCGACGGTAATACCTGGACCAGCAACACTCCGGGAATCGGGGCCCACGACGCCTTCGTCGCCAGCGGCGGGCGCGTGCTGCTTTCCGGCTCCACCGTGCTGGAAACGACCGATGGCGTGACCTGGACGCCGTTCAGCAACCCGCTCCCCGGCGGCATCGATGTCCTGGCCTTCTTTGATGACGGCGTTCTGGAGATAGTGGGCGGCGGCAATGCCACGTACTTCTTTCGTCCTGCGGGCGGCGCCTGGGCGCGGCGGTTCAACCTGGCCGGCACGTCGGATATCAGCGCCATCGCCCATGGCGCGGGCAAGTACGTGGCGATCTCCACGAGCGGTGACCTGGTCGTCAGCACCGACGCCGTGACCTGGACGCGAGTCGAAACGACGGCCACCGTGGCGGCGGTCTCCGCCGTCTACGGTAATGGCCTGTTCGTGGTGGGGTGTACCTCCGGCCGCATCATGACCAGTGCCGACGCCGAGACCTGGACCGTAACCACCCTCAGCGGTGTGACCGGCTCGGCCGGCGTGACCGCATTCGGGGGCGGGCGCTTCGCCATCATTTTCGGCAACACCTGTGCCAGCAGTGCGGATGGGGCGACCTGGACCCTGGCAACGGTAACCGGTGGTGGGACCGCCCTGCTGGCCTATGGTGCTGGGCGCTGGGTGCTGACCACGAACAGCTCCATCGTCATGACCAGCCCGGATGCGATCACCTGGACCACGCACTTCGACGTGATGGGTCGCCCCACGGCGCTGGCCTTCGGCAATGGCTGGTTTGTCGCGGTCGACTCCGCGCGAGTGCACATCTCTCGCGAGGGGTTGTCCTGGGAAGTGGTGGGTCCGGCGCCGCCGGAGGCATTGCATTTGGCCTTTGGGGATGGCGTCTTTGTCCTCGTCTGCGCGCACCCCAAGGTCTACACGTCCGAGGATGGCGAGCGCTGGGAAGGTCTCTTGTGGTCCTTCCCCAGCGAGGACGCGCCGGCTCCCAAGCGGGTGTTGGCCGCCGGGGGCCGAGCCCTGATCGCGGGCACTGGTGGCTACCTGGCCACCTACACCCCGGACTTCAACATGAGCACGCACTTCGTCCTGCCGCTCGGCGGGCGTCGCGACTTCATCAAAGCCCTGTAACGCCTCTCTGACCTCAAGGAGCAGCCAGCCATGCAGCCGGCCCGCCTAGACCTGCCCGTTATTCAGGGTGCGACCTTCCGCCAGATCCTGCGCATCATGCAGCCGGAGCTGGCGTACCGTCCGATTACCGCCATCGCCAGCACCTCGCCTGTGCGCCTGTCCGTCGACCACGACCTGCCGACCGACTGGCCGGTGTGGGTGCGCGGCGTGCAGGGCATGCCCGACCTCAACCGTGAAGTGACGCGGCAGCGCCCGCACCTGGCCCGGGTGGTGGATGCCCAGCACCTGGACATCAACCTGTTGGCCGCCACCGGCCTGCTGCCCAAGGGCGGTGAGCTGAGCTACTACCTGCCGGTGGACCTGGCCGGCGCCACCGCGACCCTGAAGGTGCTGGACGCTGCCGGCGCCGAACTGCTCAGCCTGGTGCCGACCGTCCATGCCGGCGGCTGGGTGGAGATCCTGCTCACCGACGAGGAGACCGCCGCCCTGGCCTGGAAGGAGGGCGCCTGGTTCCTCGATCTGGCATTCCCCAATGGGGAGAGTTACCGCGCAGCCACCGGCAAGGCCACGGTCTATCCGGCCGGCACGGTGCCGTCAGGCAACTGCGACAGCGCCTGGGTACTCACCGCCGGTGCCCAGGGCGTTCCGGGCGTTCCTGGCCCGATTGGCCCGGCCTTCAAGGTCGACGCATCGGGCCCGCTGGCCGATCGCGGGCTGTACGACGCCGAAGGCGAGGGCTTCTCTTTCCTGGCCACCGACACGGGCGACCTCTACCTGCGCGAGGGCGCGGCCGGCGGCTGGTCGGCGGGCGTGCCCTTCCAGGGCCCGGAGGGCGTGCCTGGGGATGACGGCCGCAGCATCATCAGCGTGGCGATCAATGGTGCCGGCCACCTGATCATCACCTATAGCGACGGCACCACCAGCGATGCCGGCGCTATGCCGACGGCGCCGACCGTATGGGGCACCATCGGCGGCACCCTGCTGGACCAGGATGACTTGGCCCTGGCTCTTTCCGGCAAAGCGACAGCTGCCCAGGGTGCCAAGGCTGACAGTGCGGTACAGCCTGCAGACCTGGCGCCGGTGGCCACCAGCGGCAGCTATGCCGACCTCAGCGGCAAGCCGTTCATCCCGAGTACGCCGGGCGACGTCGGCGCCGCCACCGCCGCGCAGGGGGCCAAGGCGGACACCGCCGTGCAGCCGGCTACCCTGACTGCTGGCCTGGCCGGCAAGGTGGACAAGGAAGCGGGCAAGGGCCTGTCGCAGGAGAACTTCACCAGCGCTGAAAAGGCCAAGCTGGCCAGCCTGGAGTCCACTCACTTCAAGGGCGCGTTCGCCAGCCTGGCCGCCTTGCAGGCTGCACTCCCTACTGCCGTGGCGGGCGACTACGCCGACGTCGATGCGGGCGTGGGCAGCGACACCGTGCGCTATATCTGGGACGTCAGCGACAGCGCGTGGGTGCCGTCGGGCAGCGGCTCGCCGCTGACGGCTGCGCAGATCAAGACGCTGTACGAGTCCAACCCCGACACCAACCCCTTTACTGATGCGGAAGAGGCCAAGCTGGCCGGTATCGCCACCGAAGCGACCAAAAACAGCAATACCGACGAACTGGCGGAAGGCGCGACCAACCAGTACTTCACTGCCGCCCGGGTTCGAGCCGTGGTGCTGACTGGCTTGAGCCTGGCAACTAGCGCCGCAATCGCGGCGACGGACACAGTGCTGGGCGCCCTGGGCAAGCTGCAGGCGCAGATCACCGCGCACTTCGGTTCCGGCGGGTCGGCCCATGCTGATGCCACCACCAGCGCCTCGGGCTTCATGAGCGCATCGGACAAGACCAAGCTCAACGGTATCGCGGCGAACGCGACGGCCAACGATACCGACGCGAACCTGAAGAACCGGACCAACCACACCGGCACTCAATCGGCCAGCACCATCAGCGACTTCAGTGAAGCGGTGGATGACCGTGTGGCGGCGCTGCTCGTCCAGGGCAGCAACATCACCCTGACCTACGACGACGCGGCGGGCACACTCACTATCGCCGCTGCTGGCGGTGGGAGTGGCGGCGACCTGCTGGCGACCCTGGTCAATGCCGAGGTCGCCATCTCTGCCGCTACGACCTTGACCTCCGGGGCGTTTGGCAAGATGCACACCGTGACAGGCACCACGGCCGATTACGCCGTTGGCTTGCCGGCGGTTTCAGGGAACGGCGGGAAGCTCATCGGCCTACGCATGAGCTCGGCGCTCACCAAGTTCATCACGGTCGACGGCAACGCCAGCGAATTGATTGACGGGGCGCTGACCCGGGTGATGTGGAAACACGAGGTGGCCATCCTGTATTGCGATGGCACCGCCTGGATCAAATTGGGTGGTAAGACCGTGCCGATGGTGGCCGAGGCCACGCGCTCAACGGGCGATACGACCGGCATCGGCGTGACCAAGCTTATCGACCTCGACACCGCCAGTAACGACCCGGCGGGGCTGGTCGACCTGTCCGGCGACCGGATCAACATCAAACGCACCGGCAGCTACCTGACCACCTTCCAGTGCGTCTTTCCTAGCGGCGGCACCGCTTCGACGCGGCAGGCGCGCCTCGACCGCAACGGCGCGAATATCAACAGCTGCGGCCCCGACTCCGGCGGGCGCACGGCGCGCGGCTCACTGCCGGTGACGCATACGGCCGGTGACTATATCCAGCTCAGCGCGTTCCAGAACAACGGCACCGAGTCGGTCGCCAGCAACATCCTCTCCATCGTCGAGGTGCCCACGTGGTGATTTACGAAGCTATTGCCTACCTGCACCCGGAGCTTATGGTTCTGGAGGATTACGAGATCCGCGATAGCGGCAATGGGCCGGAACTGGTGCGCTGGCCGGAAGGCGTTCCATTTCCCTCTGACAGCGAGCAGCTGGCCGCCCTGTTCGTGGTCACCCGGCAGCGCAAGCTAGACGAGATCAACCGGCTGTATGAAGGCGAGTTCGCCGCAATCAAACGGCAATACCCGGATGCCGAGCGCGAATCTTGGCCGATTCAGTTGCGCGAGGCTGAGCTGCTACTGACGAACCCGCAGGCGGCCACGCCCTTCCTGGACGCCCTGCTGATGGCGCGCGCCTTTGGCGAAAACAAGGTCGAGTTGGCGGATAAGGTGAGGGCGAAGAACGAGGCCTACGCGGGCCTCAGTGCCGCCCTGACTGGGAAGCGCCACAAGCTGGAGCGTCAGCTGGTGCTGGCCGAGACGCTGGAGCAGGTCCAGTCCGTCGTCTGGTAGCCGTCGCTGTTCCATCCCAACCCCGCCCTGGCGGGGTTTTTCATTTCTGGAGGACGCATGGAGATCACCAAGGAGCAGCTGCTCCAGATCCTGCCGAACGCCGGCAGCAAGCGGGCGGCGCTGTTCGCGACCGCGATCAACGGGGCGGTGCGGCGCTGGGCGATCGATACGCCCAAGCGCATGGCGGCTTTCCTGGCCCAGGTCGGCCACGAGTCGGGGCACCTGCAGTACGTGCGCGAGCTGGGCGGCACCGCCTACCTGGCCAAGTACGACACCGGCAAATTAGCCGAGCGGCTGGGAAACACCCCAGAGGCCGACGGCGATGGCCAGTTCTACCGTGGGCGCGGGCTGATCCAGATCACCGGACGGGCCAACTACCTGGCCTGCAGCTTGGCGCTGTTCAGTGACACCCGCTTGCTGGCTCAGCCCCAGCTGCTGGAGGAGCCTGATTGGGCGGTGCATTCGGCTGGGTGGTTCTGGAATAGCAAGGGCCTGAACCCCTTGGCCGATACCGGCGAGTTCCTGCGCATCACCCGCGTGATCAACGGTGGCACCAACGGCCTGGCTGAGCGCCGCGAGATCTGGGCGCGGGCGCGCCAGGTGCTGGGTGTGGGGGTGGCGGCATGACGGGCTTCGTCCGATTGTCAGCAGTGCTCAAGCAGGGCCAGGCCGGCACCCTGTTTTTCCACTGCCCTGGATGCGATGGCTTGCACGGGGTGCGTATTGGCGTGGGCGCTGGTCCGCGTTGGGATTGGGACGGCAACGTCCACCGCCCGACCTTCTCTCCATCCGTCCTGGTGCGGACTGGCCGCGCGGTCGATCCGTCATTCGTTCCAGAGCCTGGAGATCCGCCGGAGGTGTGTCATTCCTTCGTCCGTGGTGGGCAGATCCAGTTCCTGGATGACTGCACTCACGCCCTGGCCGGGAAGACGGTGGATCTGCCGGTGTTGCCGGAGGAGGGCGCCCGATGGGATGGGTGAAAGTGTTGCCGTCCTGGTGCTGGTGGTTGGTTGCCCTGGCACTGGTGGCCGGGTTGCAGCAACTGCGGTTCGCTGACCTGCAGATCGATGTCGCTAGCGCGACTGCCGGCAAGGTTGAGGCGGAAAAGGGGCTCAGCGACTACCGCCTGGAGGTTGCCGAGCGCGACCGCCGGGTCGCAGCGCGGGCCCGAACTGAAGAGCAACGCCGCCAGAAGGCGATAGATGAGGTGGGGAATGAAGCGGAAGGGAAGCTGGAAGCGGCTCGGACCGATGCTACTCGGGCTGGCGATGCTCTACAGCGGCTGCAGCAGCGATTCGACGAAGCCGAGCGAAGGAGCCGCGCCTGCGGCAATTCCCTTACTGCCCAGCTCAGCCAGGCAGCCGAAGGTGAGGCCCGAATGCGAGCCGACGTGCTCGGCCGGCTTGGAGAGGCTGCTCGACTCTATGCTTCTGAAGCCGACGAGCGGGGAGTAGCGGGGAGGGCTTGTGAGGTGGCCTATGAGCGTGTGAGGGAAGGGGGAGGCGGGGAATGAAAAGCCCCGCAAATGCGGGGCTTTTTAGATGCTTGGCACTACTTCTGCTCAGCAGGCGGTGCCGCAAACATCTCCTGAAGGGCTGCTTGAAGCGCCATCTTTTCGTCATCACTCCATTTGCGGCTGGGGTGGCCGGTGGGGGCGGACAGGGTGGGGCCATTCTGAAGTGCATGCAGCGCGTCAGCCATGCTGTCGCGAGCATCTTTTAGCGGAGTAACAATCCCAGTCGCAAGTTCCATAAGGCTTCCCCCCTCGTTGAGCATTCGCTCGGCGTCTTGCAGCGTAGCTTCGTCTTTAGTCAGATTGCTAATGCCGGAGTGTAGTTCCACATAGCGCGTCGTGCCCCCAGTAAAAGGGTCGCTTACTCCGGCTGTATCGATTGCCCGCATACTGCAGCCGTTCTTGGCGAAGCAGTCGCGAGCGAAAAACTTACCACTCCCCGAGAATCTGGCGCTATCGCCGTGAGTCACACAGTGGCCCCAGTCATAAAGAACACGACCAGCGGTAGTAATTAGGCAGATGTTCACATCTGTCCAGACTCCGGGGGCTACCTCACGTTCGGTTGGCGGCGGCGGGGTAACC from Pseudomonas sp. LFM046 includes these protein-coding regions:
- a CDS encoding tail fiber protein, which encodes MLKFLNNWSATLLAPLTAEALSMSVDAGEAAKLTGLGSGDHYLLTLSEADSTGQEIDWEIVKVTANVGGTLTIERNQESSGARPWPTDTPVSIRLTAGGLVGLGQSTGGSDQVGDWLTSSATPGAGWLAADGSAKAKSTYPALHAVLGDRLARLRRSAVLRSQATGTPGPISKGGGVYLLSFPGTNQLMRSADGGTTWSAVALVDGSGTSVLVNGLTYGAGVFVAVGSSGRIGYSADGRTWTLATSPFSSTVVRGVTFAAGLFVAVADSGKLATSPDGANWTLRTSQFGTSAVLGVAYSVGRFVIVGAAGKVAYSADGETWTLGTSGSSSTLNAVGAVAGGFVTYDSSLAYTSSDGNTWTSNTPGIGAHDAFVASGGRVLLSGSTVLETTDGVTWTPFSNPLPGGIDVLAFFDDGVLEIVGGGNATYFFRPAGGAWARRFNLAGTSDISAIAHGAGKYVAISTSGDLVVSTDAVTWTRVETTATVAAVSAVYGNGLFVVGCTSGRIMTSADAETWTVTTLSGVTGSAGVTAFGGGRFAIIFGNTCASSADGATWTLATVTGGGTALLAYGAGRWVLTTNSSIVMTSPDAITWTTHFDVMGRPTALAFGNGWFVAVDSARVHISREGLSWEVVGPAPPEALHLAFGDGVFVLVCAHPKVYTSEDGERWEGLLWSFPSEDAPAPKRVLAAGGRALIAGTGGYLATYTPDFNMSTHFVLPLGGRRDFIKAL
- a CDS encoding XkdW family protein; amino-acid sequence: MIYEAIAYLHPELMVLEDYEIRDSGNGPELVRWPEGVPFPSDSEQLAALFVVTRQRKLDEINRLYEGEFAAIKRQYPDAERESWPIQLREAELLLTNPQAATPFLDALLMARAFGENKVELADKVRAKNEAYAGLSAALTGKRHKLERQLVLAETLEQVQSVVW
- a CDS encoding glycoside hydrolase family 19 protein; translation: MEITKEQLLQILPNAGSKRAALFATAINGAVRRWAIDTPKRMAAFLAQVGHESGHLQYVRELGGTAYLAKYDTGKLAERLGNTPEADGDGQFYRGRGLIQITGRANYLACSLALFSDTRLLAQPQLLEEPDWAVHSAGWFWNSKGLNPLADTGEFLRITRVINGGTNGLAERREIWARARQVLGVGVAA
- a CDS encoding DUF6527 family protein; amino-acid sequence: MTGFVRLSAVLKQGQAGTLFFHCPGCDGLHGVRIGVGAGPRWDWDGNVHRPTFSPSVLVRTGRAVDPSFVPEPGDPPEVCHSFVRGGQIQFLDDCTHALAGKTVDLPVLPEEGARWDG
- a CDS encoding DUF2514 family protein, which produces MGWVKVLPSWCWWLVALALVAGLQQLRFADLQIDVASATAGKVEAEKGLSDYRLEVAERDRRVAARARTEEQRRQKAIDEVGNEAEGKLEAARTDATRAGDALQRLQQRFDEAERRSRACGNSLTAQLSQAAEGEARMRADVLGRLGEAARLYASEADERGVAGRACEVAYERVREGGGGE